The following coding sequences lie in one Micromonospora sp. R77 genomic window:
- a CDS encoding RNA polymerase sigma factor has protein sequence MTAVRQEPEPPPEDDLAQRFRAGDETALREAYDRFGRAVLHLATSTLANRSDAEDVTQATFVAAWLGRDTFDPGKGSLIGWLLGIGRRKVIDRLRAAARETRVVETVKQLPEPVSTGPDPDTVVDRLVVADELARLPDEQRRMLELAFYDDLTHQQISTVTGVPLGTVKSHIRRGMASLKRRWEVDGAAPGSRPAGLSGAR, from the coding sequence GTGACGGCGGTACGACAGGAACCCGAGCCACCACCCGAGGACGACCTGGCCCAGCGGTTCCGGGCGGGTGACGAGACCGCCCTGCGGGAGGCGTACGACCGCTTCGGCCGGGCCGTGCTCCACCTGGCCACCAGCACCCTGGCCAACCGCAGCGACGCGGAGGACGTGACCCAGGCGACGTTCGTCGCGGCCTGGCTCGGGCGGGACACCTTCGACCCGGGCAAGGGCTCGTTGATCGGCTGGCTGCTCGGCATCGGTCGGCGCAAGGTGATCGACCGGCTCCGCGCGGCGGCCCGGGAGACCCGGGTGGTCGAGACGGTCAAGCAGCTGCCCGAGCCGGTCTCCACCGGTCCGGACCCGGACACCGTGGTCGACCGGCTGGTGGTCGCCGACGAGCTGGCCCGGCTCCCCGACGAGCAGCGGCGGATGCTGGAGCTGGCCTTCTACGACGACCTGACGCACCAGCAGATATCGACCGTGACCGGAGTGCCGCTCGGTACGGTCAAGAGCCACATCCGACGCGGCATGGCGAGCCTGAAACGCAGATGGGAGGTGGACGGTGCAGCACCTGGATCACGACCGGCTGGTCTTTCTGGCGCTCGGTGA
- a CDS encoding anti-sigma factor: protein MQHLDHDRLVFLALGESGAEDGEAAHLEGCDHCRTELENLQHVAGIGAETQGLGDLPEPPEHVWQGIMAEIRAAEELPSLTERRGQQAPDGSPTQVAVPARPRQRGRWSRWAVTAVTAAAAAAVGGRHGRRAAVDRHRQARAVAGGAGQRAAVGVRVDAEGRQRRRAGAGRQPVAPARRESPEGSGYYQVWLIDPGTMKMFPVGTLNRDSGDELLPIPPNVDIRTYSVVDVSAEQYDNQPAHSGDSLLRGTLTG, encoded by the coding sequence GTGCAGCACCTGGATCACGACCGGCTGGTCTTTCTGGCGCTCGGTGAGAGCGGGGCGGAGGACGGTGAGGCCGCCCACCTCGAGGGCTGCGACCACTGCCGGACGGAGCTGGAGAACCTCCAGCACGTGGCCGGGATCGGCGCGGAGACCCAGGGTCTCGGCGACCTGCCCGAGCCGCCGGAGCACGTCTGGCAGGGCATCATGGCGGAGATCCGGGCCGCCGAGGAGTTGCCGTCGCTGACCGAGCGGCGGGGACAGCAGGCCCCGGACGGGTCGCCGACGCAGGTGGCGGTCCCGGCCCGGCCCCGGCAGCGGGGTCGCTGGTCGCGCTGGGCGGTCACGGCGGTCACCGCGGCGGCCGCCGCCGCGGTCGGTGGTCGGCACGGTCGCCGTGCTGCGGTCGACCGGCACCGACAAGCCCGCGCCGTCGCCGGCGGTGCTGGCCAGCGCGCCGCTGTCGGCGTACGGGTCGACGCCGAAGGACGCCAACGGCGACGCGCGGGTGCTGGGCGACAACCAGTTGCACCTGCACGTCGCGAATCTCCCGAAGGTTCCGGGTACTACCAGGTCTGGCTGATCGATCCCGGGACCATGAAGATGTTCCCGGTCGGTACGCTGAACCGGGACTCGGGAGACGAGTTGCTCCCGATACCGCCCAACGTGGACATCCGGACGTACTCGGTGGTCGACGTCTCCGCCGAGCAGTACGACAACCAGCCCGCCCACTCCGGCGACAGTTTGCTGAGGGGCACCCTGACGGGCTGA
- a CDS encoding DUF4397 domain-containing protein translates to MQLSIFRRVAAGGAVAALTFAGVGAATMSPAYAASSKVSVVHGIPDTPVDVYVNGKKTLDNFKPGDVAGPLSLPAGDYDIALTKPGEAVDKAILKVDDAKVPGGANISLAAHLSADGKPEITPFVNDTSKVGAGKARLIVRHTAAAPAVDVRAGGKPVFEGLTNPKEAKADVDAGTVKADVVLAGTDTVAIGPADLNLKEGTATIVYAIGSAKDKNLKLVAQTITGLHSAPGGVPSGSGGQAGTGVDTWWYVLAGAGVLLLVGGGARVATARTGRK, encoded by the coding sequence ATGCAGCTCTCGATCTTCCGTCGGGTCGCCGCGGGCGGCGCGGTGGCCGCCCTCACCTTCGCCGGCGTCGGCGCCGCCACCATGAGCCCCGCGTACGCCGCCTCGTCGAAGGTCTCCGTCGTGCACGGCATCCCGGACACCCCGGTCGACGTCTACGTCAACGGCAAGAAGACGCTGGACAACTTCAAGCCGGGCGACGTGGCCGGCCCGCTGAGCCTGCCGGCCGGTGACTACGACATCGCGCTGACCAAGCCGGGCGAGGCGGTCGACAAGGCCATCCTCAAGGTCGACGACGCCAAGGTGCCGGGTGGCGCCAACATCAGCCTCGCCGCCCACCTGAGCGCCGACGGCAAGCCCGAGATCACCCCGTTCGTGAACGACACCTCCAAGGTGGGCGCGGGCAAGGCCCGGCTGATCGTCCGGCACACCGCCGCCGCCCCGGCGGTCGACGTGCGGGCCGGTGGCAAGCCGGTCTTCGAGGGGCTGACCAACCCGAAGGAGGCCAAGGCGGACGTCGACGCGGGCACCGTCAAGGCCGACGTGGTGCTGGCCGGTACGGACACCGTGGCGATCGGCCCGGCCGACCTGAACCTCAAGGAGGGCACCGCCACGATCGTCTACGCCATCGGTTCCGCCAAGGACAAGAACCTGAAGCTGGTCGCCCAGACCATCACCGGCCTGCACTCGGCGCCGGGTGGCGTGCCCAGCGGCAGCGGCGGCCAGGCCGGCACCGGCGTGGACACCTGGTGGTACGTGCTGGCCGGCGCCGGCGTACTCCTGCTGGTCGGTGGCGGGGCGCGGGTGGCCACCGCCCGGACCGGCCGCAAGTGA